In Rhodovulum sulfidophilum DSM 1374, the following are encoded in one genomic region:
- a CDS encoding YbjN domain-containing protein: MKRLVHALWALPLAAQAASADVIASDPDSVLKVLRDQGLAATMETDDLGDPKIVSHLTGDSNTEFVVLFYGCTDNVDCSSIQFYVAYDMKDPVTALKMNQWNREWLFTKATLDDEGDPGLEMDVILADPGIDRKLFKTTVDIWQQSIDAFEDYIDW, translated from the coding sequence ATGAAGCGCCTCGTCCATGCCCTCTGGGCCCTTCCCCTCGCCGCCCAGGCAGCCTCGGCCGATGTGATCGCATCGGACCCCGACAGCGTGCTGAAGGTGCTTCGCGACCAGGGACTCGCGGCCACGATGGAGACCGACGACCTGGGAGATCCCAAGATCGTCAGCCATCTGACCGGCGATTCGAACACCGAATTCGTCGTGCTGTTCTATGGCTGCACCGACAATGTCGACTGCAGTTCGATCCAGTTCTATGTCGCCTATGACATGAAGGATCCGGTGACCGCGCTGAAGATGAACCAGTGGAACCGGGAATGGCTGTTCACCAAGGCCACGCTTGACGACGAGGGCGATCCGGGGCTGGAAATGGACGTGATCCTGGCCGATCCCGGCATCGACAGGAAGCTGTTCAAGACCACGGTCGATATCTGGCAGCAATCGATCGACGCGTTCGAGGACTATATCGACTGGTAA
- a CDS encoding lytic murein transglycosylase — MRLSPSLSALCLLSLALASGVSDRALAACGGNFGGFVAGLRDEAVRRGHDAGAVRNFFAGVRQDPAVIRADRAQGVFQRDFIDFARRLISRSRLDNGQRNAGRYSAVFDEIERRYGVSRGVLLAFWALETDFGAVQGDFNTRDALVTLAHDCRRPELFRPQIFSALTLYERGDFDPARTTGAWAGEIGQVQMLPADILENGVDGDGDGHVRLKASAPDALMSAGRMLKGLGWRANEPWLQEIVIPGNLDWAETGLDHGKRVSDWARLGVRPRSDNLGPGNLRASVLLPMGRNGPAFLAYPNFRVFFEWNQSLVYVTTAAYLATRFEGAPIFDPRAPDPGLAGAEMKALQRKLVGRGHDVGGIDGILGEKTREAVQKEQIRLGFPADSWPTRALLDRL; from the coding sequence ATGCGCCTCTCACCGTCCCTGTCCGCCCTTTGTCTGCTGTCGCTGGCCCTCGCCTCCGGGGTGTCCGACAGGGCCCTGGCGGCCTGCGGCGGGAATTTCGGCGGTTTCGTCGCCGGGCTGCGCGACGAGGCGGTGCGTCGGGGCCATGACGCAGGGGCGGTGCGGAATTTCTTCGCGGGCGTGCGGCAGGATCCGGCGGTGATCCGGGCGGACCGGGCGCAAGGGGTGTTCCAGCGGGATTTCATCGATTTCGCGCGCCGCCTGATCAGCCGCTCGCGGCTCGATAACGGCCAGCGCAATGCCGGCCGTTACAGCGCCGTGTTCGATGAAATCGAGCGCAGATACGGCGTCTCGCGCGGCGTGTTGCTGGCCTTCTGGGCGTTGGAGACCGATTTCGGCGCGGTGCAGGGGGACTTCAACACGCGGGACGCGCTGGTGACGCTGGCCCATGACTGCCGCAGGCCCGAGCTGTTCCGGCCGCAGATCTTCTCGGCCCTGACCCTTTACGAACGCGGCGATTTCGACCCGGCCAGAACCACCGGCGCCTGGGCGGGCGAGATCGGGCAGGTCCAGATGCTGCCCGCCGACATCCTGGAAAACGGCGTCGATGGCGATGGCGACGGGCATGTCCGGCTGAAGGCCTCGGCGCCCGATGCGCTGATGTCGGCGGGGCGGATGCTGAAGGGGCTTGGCTGGCGCGCGAACGAGCCCTGGCTGCAGGAAATCGTCATTCCCGGCAATCTCGACTGGGCCGAGACCGGGCTCGACCATGGCAAGCGCGTCTCGGACTGGGCGCGGCTGGGGGTGCGGCCGCGCAGCGACAATCTGGGCCCCGGCAACCTGCGGGCCTCGGTCTTGCTGCCGATGGGCCGGAACGGTCCGGCCTTCCTCGCCTACCCGAATTTCCGGGTCTTTTTCGAGTGGAACCAGAGCCTCGTCTACGTCACCACCGCCGCCTATCTGGCGACCCGCTTCGAGGGCGCCCCGATCTTCGATCCGCGCGCGCCCGATCCGGGGCTTGCGGGGGCCGAGATGAAGGCGCTGCAGCGGAAACTGGTGGGACGCGGCCATGATGTCGGCGGCATCGACGGCATTCTCGGCGAGAAGACCCGCGAAGCCGTTCAGAAAGAACAGATCCGGCTTGGTTTTCCCGCCGATTCCTGGCCGACGCGGGCGCTTCTGGACCGGCTCTGA
- a CDS encoding glutathione S-transferase family protein yields MGQLIDGRWDSGWYDTESHGGRFVRSTAGFRNWITADGAPGPEGEGGFKAESGRYHLYVSYACPWAHRALIFRAIKGLAPHIGVSVVHPDMLEDGWSFATDFPGATGDSLYGLPFLRDIYIKAKPDVSGRVTVPVLWDRQRETIVSNESSEIIRMFNSAFDGITGNRDDYWPEELREGIEAVNARVYDTVNNGVYKAGFATSQDAYDEAVRALFDSLDWLEERLSTRRYLMGERVTEADWRLFTTLLRFDPVYHLHFKCNRNRLIDMPNLWGYARELYQWPGVAETVHFDHIVRHYHYSHDTINPNRIIPINPRIDWTGPHGRDRLKAA; encoded by the coding sequence ATGGGACAACTGATCGATGGTCGCTGGGACAGCGGCTGGTACGACACCGAAAGCCATGGCGGCCGCTTCGTCCGCTCGACCGCGGGGTTCCGCAACTGGATCACGGCGGATGGCGCGCCCGGCCCCGAGGGCGAGGGCGGGTTCAAGGCCGAAAGCGGACGCTATCACCTTTACGTCTCCTATGCCTGCCCCTGGGCGCACCGGGCGCTGATCTTCCGCGCCATCAAGGGACTTGCGCCGCATATCGGCGTCTCGGTGGTGCATCCCGACATGCTGGAGGACGGCTGGAGCTTTGCCACCGACTTTCCCGGCGCGACCGGAGACAGCCTTTACGGCCTGCCCTTCCTGAGGGACATCTACATCAAGGCAAAGCCCGATGTGTCGGGCCGGGTCACGGTGCCGGTCCTGTGGGACAGGCAGCGCGAGACCATCGTGTCGAACGAATCCTCCGAGATCATCCGGATGTTCAATTCGGCCTTTGACGGGATCACCGGCAATCGCGACGATTACTGGCCCGAAGAGCTGCGCGAGGGCATCGAGGCGGTGAATGCGCGGGTCTACGACACCGTCAACAATGGCGTCTACAAGGCCGGGTTCGCCACCTCGCAGGACGCCTATGACGAGGCGGTCCGGGCGCTGTTCGACAGTCTCGACTGGCTGGAAGAGCGGCTTTCGACGCGGCGCTATCTGATGGGCGAACGCGTCACCGAGGCCGACTGGCGCCTCTTCACCACGCTTTTGCGTTTCGATCCGGTCTATCACCTGCACTTCAAGTGCAACCGCAACCGGCTGATCGACATGCCCAATCTCTGGGGCTATGCGCGCGAGCTCTATCAATGGCCGGGCGTGGCCGAAACCGTGCATTTCGACCATATCGTGCGGCATTACCATTACAGCCACGACACCATCAATCCGAACCGGATCATCCCGATCAACCCGCGGATCGACTGGACCGGGCCGCATGGGCGCGACCGGCTGAAAGCCGCCTGA
- a CDS encoding MalY/PatB family protein, with the protein MNFDEIIDRRGTHSSKWDMMEPIYGVSPEEGLAMWVADMDFRPPACVSQALQSMVDHGIYGYFGDDAAYKAAIGWWMKSRHGWDVDPAAIFTTHGLVNATALCIEAFTAPGDGVVLFTPVYHAFARVIRAAGREVVECPLAKRDGRYEMDFAAYDAQMTGREKVVILCSPHNPGGRVWSREELQAVADFARRHDLVLISDEIHHDLVYPGQRHTVMDLVDDRIRDRLVILSATTKSFNIAGVHNGNVIIHDPALRTKFAARFAAMGMSANSFGMIMATAAYSPEGAEWIDALMGYLDGNRKLLDEGIAAIPGVSSMPLEATYLSWVDFSGTGMAADEFTRRVEKEAKIAVNHGASFGTGGESFLRFNIATPRARISEAVERLQKAFADLQ; encoded by the coding sequence ATGAATTTCGACGAGATCATCGACCGCCGCGGCACCCATTCCTCGAAATGGGACATGATGGAGCCGATCTACGGCGTCTCTCCCGAAGAAGGGCTGGCGATGTGGGTGGCGGACATGGATTTCCGCCCGCCGGCCTGCGTCTCGCAGGCGCTGCAATCGATGGTCGATCACGGCATCTACGGCTATTTCGGCGACGATGCCGCCTACAAGGCGGCGATCGGCTGGTGGATGAAGTCCCGGCATGGCTGGGATGTGGACCCGGCCGCGATCTTCACCACGCACGGTCTTGTGAACGCAACCGCGCTCTGCATCGAGGCCTTCACCGCGCCGGGCGACGGGGTGGTGCTGTTCACGCCGGTCTATCACGCCTTCGCCCGGGTGATCCGTGCCGCGGGCCGCGAGGTGGTGGAATGCCCGCTGGCCAAGCGCGACGGCCGCTACGAGATGGATTTCGCGGCCTATGATGCGCAGATGACCGGTCGCGAGAAGGTCGTGATCCTCTGCTCGCCGCATAATCCCGGCGGCCGGGTCTGGAGCCGCGAAGAGCTGCAGGCCGTCGCCGATTTCGCCCGGCGCCACGATCTGGTGCTGATCTCGGACGAGATCCATCACGATCTGGTCTATCCGGGCCAGCGCCATACCGTCATGGATCTGGTCGATGACCGTATCCGCGACCGGCTGGTGATCCTGTCGGCCACCACGAAAAGCTTCAACATCGCGGGCGTCCATAACGGCAATGTCATCATCCACGATCCGGCGCTCCGGACGAAATTCGCGGCGCGTTTCGCGGCCATGGGCATGTCGGCCAATTCCTTCGGCATGATCATGGCGACCGCCGCCTATTCGCCCGAGGGCGCCGAATGGATCGACGCGCTGATGGGCTATCTCGACGGCAACCGCAAGCTGCTGGACGAGGGGATCGCGGCGATCCCGGGGGTAAGCTCGATGCCGCTCGAGGCAACCTACCTGTCCTGGGTCGATTTCTCGGGCACCGGCATGGCCGCCGACGAGTTCACCCGCCGGGTCGAGAAGGAGGCGAAGATCGCGGTCAACCACGGCGCCAGCTTCGGTACCGGCGGCGAAAGCTTCCTGCGTTTCAACATCGCCACCCCGCGGGCACGGATCTCCGAGGCGGTCGAGCGGCTGCAGAAGGCCTTCGCCGACCTGCAATAG
- the def gene encoding peptide deformylase encodes MSIRPILIHPDPRLKTVADAVPDISDALQKLAEDMLETMYDAPGIGLAAPQIGVLSRLIVMDCAKDEGARPQPYAMFNPEVVWASDDKNIHEEGCLSIPETYAEVTRPAEVIVRWTDPSGDPKEDRFSGLWATCVQHEIDHLDGKLFIDYLKPLKRQLITRKMVKLKRGRSRS; translated from the coding sequence ATGAGCATTCGACCGATCCTGATCCATCCCGACCCGCGCCTGAAAACGGTGGCTGATGCCGTGCCCGACATCTCGGACGCGCTGCAGAAGCTCGCCGAGGACATGCTGGAAACCATGTATGACGCGCCGGGCATCGGGCTCGCGGCGCCGCAGATCGGCGTGCTCTCGCGGCTGATCGTGATGGATTGCGCCAAGGACGAGGGCGCCCGGCCCCAGCCCTATGCGATGTTCAACCCCGAGGTGGTCTGGGCCTCGGATGACAAGAACATCCACGAGGAAGGCTGCCTGTCGATCCCCGAGACCTATGCCGAGGTCACCCGCCCCGCCGAGGTGATCGTGCGCTGGACCGACCCCTCGGGCGATCCCAAGGAAGACCGGTTCTCCGGGCTCTGGGCGACCTGCGTCCAGCACGAGATCGACCATCTCGACGGCAAGCTCTTCATCGACTACCTCAAGCCGCTGAAACGCCAGCTCATCACCCGCAAGATGGTCAAGCTGAAACGCGGACGGAGCCGATCGTGA
- the def gene encoding peptide deformylase, translating into MSVLPILRWPDPRLATACAPIGQVTPEIARLAQEMLDTMYEAPGRGLAAPQVGVLKRLFVMDVNGAAGPRNPRIFIDPVIEERASETMVGPEGCLSLPGIVAEVQRAIEITLRWTDLDGTRRREVLSGISAVCAQHEIDHLDGIVTLNRVDAGQRSELEAAYGA; encoded by the coding sequence GTGAGCGTGCTGCCGATCCTGCGCTGGCCCGATCCGCGCCTGGCCACCGCCTGCGCGCCGATAGGCCAGGTGACGCCAGAGATCGCGCGGCTGGCACAGGAAATGCTCGACACCATGTACGAGGCGCCGGGGCGCGGGCTGGCCGCGCCGCAGGTCGGCGTGCTGAAACGGCTGTTCGTGATGGATGTGAACGGCGCCGCCGGGCCGCGCAATCCGCGGATCTTCATCGACCCGGTGATCGAGGAGCGCGCCTCCGAAACCATGGTCGGCCCCGAGGGCTGCCTGTCGCTTCCCGGCATTGTCGCCGAAGTCCAGCGCGCGATCGAGATCACGCTGCGCTGGACCGATCTCGACGGCACCCGCCGGCGCGAGGTGCTGTCGGGCATCTCGGCGGTCTGCGCCCAGCACGAGATCGACCATCTCGACGGCATCGTCACCCTGAACCGGGTCGATGCCGGCCAGCGCAGCGAACTGGAAGCGGCCTACGGCGCATGA
- the def gene encoding peptide deformylase yields the protein MIRPILPWPDPRLATPAAPVEAVTDEIRAIWADMVDTMEAMPGHGVGLAANQIGVLLRLAVLDCNETRGAAVRLANPEIVAVSDDLSAHDEASPCLPGVDATITRPARVTLRFLNEQGQPETREFSGLWATSAQHQLDHLAGRMYFDNLSKLKRDRLLKKARKLGAGRCG from the coding sequence ATGATCCGGCCGATCCTGCCCTGGCCCGACCCGCGCCTCGCCACCCCGGCCGCGCCGGTCGAGGCCGTCACCGACGAGATCCGCGCGATCTGGGCCGACATGGTCGACACCATGGAGGCGATGCCCGGCCATGGCGTGGGCCTGGCCGCCAACCAGATCGGCGTGCTGCTGCGCCTGGCCGTGCTCGACTGCAACGAGACCCGCGGCGCGGCCGTAAGGCTGGCCAATCCCGAGATCGTGGCGGTCTCGGACGATCTGTCGGCCCATGACGAGGCCAGCCCCTGCCTGCCCGGGGTCGATGCCACCATCACCCGCCCCGCCCGGGTCACGCTGCGCTTCCTGAACGAGCAGGGCCAGCCCGAGACGCGCGAATTTTCCGGTCTCTGGGCGACCTCGGCCCAGCATCAGCTCGACCATCTTGCGGGCCGGATGTATTTCGACAATCTTTCAAAGCTGAAACGCGACCGCCTTCTGAAGAAGGCCCGGAAACTGGGGGCAGGCCGATGCGGGTGA
- the fmt gene encoding methionyl-tRNA formyltransferase, which yields MRVIFMGTPDFSVPVLDALVAAGHEIACVYTQPPRPAGRGRKDRPSPVQARAEELGLMVRHPKSLRAAPEQTAFAALDPDVAVVVAYGLILPREVLEAPCRGCLNIHASLLPRWRGAAPIHRAIMAGDTQTGVCIMEMEEGLDTGPVLMRETTAIGPEDTTGALHDRLSTMGARLVVEALERLRDLPREPQPAEGVTYAAKIDKAEAKVDWTRPAPEVARHINGLSPFPGAWCDVAGERLKLLRARAVEARMVEDSAAPGTVLDGLTIACGEGAVEILEAQRQGKRPMSAAEILRGFPLPERLD from the coding sequence ATGCGGGTGATCTTCATGGGAACCCCCGATTTCTCGGTGCCGGTGCTCGACGCGCTGGTCGCGGCAGGCCACGAGATCGCCTGCGTCTACACCCAGCCGCCGCGCCCCGCGGGCCGCGGCAGGAAGGACCGCCCGAGCCCGGTCCAGGCCCGCGCCGAAGAGCTGGGGCTGATGGTCCGCCACCCGAAATCGCTGCGCGCCGCGCCGGAACAGACGGCCTTCGCCGCGCTCGACCCCGATGTCGCCGTCGTGGTGGCCTACGGGCTGATCCTGCCGCGCGAGGTGCTCGAGGCGCCCTGCCGGGGCTGTCTCAACATCCATGCCTCGCTCTTGCCGCGCTGGCGCGGGGCGGCGCCCATTCACCGCGCGATCATGGCCGGCGATACCCAGACAGGCGTCTGCATCATGGAGATGGAGGAAGGGCTCGATACCGGGCCGGTGCTGATGCGCGAGACCACGGCCATCGGCCCCGAAGACACCACCGGCGCGCTCCATGACCGGCTGTCGACGATGGGCGCGCGGCTGGTCGTCGAGGCGCTCGAGCGGCTGCGCGATCTGCCCCGCGAACCGCAGCCCGCCGAGGGCGTGACCTATGCCGCCAAGATCGACAAGGCCGAGGCAAAGGTCGACTGGACCCGCCCCGCCCCTGAGGTCGCGCGCCATATCAACGGCCTCTCGCCCTTCCCCGGTGCCTGGTGCGATGTGGCGGGGGAAAGGCTGAAACTCCTGCGCGCCCGCGCAGTAGAGGCCCGCATGGTGGAGGACAGCGCCGCCCCCGGCACGGTTCTCGACGGGCTGACCATTGCCTGCGGCGAGGGCGCGGTCGAGATCCTAGAGGCCCAGCGCCAGGGCAAGCGCCCGATGAGCGCCGCCGAGATCCTGCGCGGCTTTCCCCTGCCCGAACGGCTGGACTGA
- a CDS encoding DeoR/GlpR family DNA-binding transcription regulator, with the protein MSFLARGLPMPPPSHRLRKAERHERILMELKLRSHLRISDLARDFHVATETIRRDVAELQATGQVTKAFGGVIPVGPGQRPDVDARSRDRQQERAEIALQAATLVPPGATIMLDAGSTTQELARRLSLGGTPVTVLTNSLNVAMILGRSDAATVRLCPGDFLPREAAVIGPDTVDFLRRFHVGRAFIGASAVSCNGVTEAVPGFAAVKRAMMAQSDELVVMTDQSKIGRTDCDLVTSFRPGLTLVTDASLPRELGGAISKGGARVL; encoded by the coding sequence ATGTCGTTTCTTGCAAGAGGACTGCCGATGCCTCCCCCGAGCCACCGTCTGCGCAAGGCGGAGCGACATGAGAGAATTCTCATGGAACTGAAGCTGAGATCGCATCTTCGGATCAGCGATCTGGCCCGGGATTTCCATGTCGCGACCGAGACCATCCGGCGCGACGTGGCCGAGCTGCAGGCGACGGGACAGGTCACGAAAGCCTTCGGCGGCGTCATTCCGGTCGGGCCGGGGCAGCGCCCGGATGTGGACGCGCGCAGCCGCGACCGCCAGCAGGAGCGCGCCGAGATCGCCCTGCAGGCCGCGACGCTGGTGCCGCCCGGAGCAACCATCATGCTCGATGCCGGGTCCACGACCCAGGAGCTGGCGCGGCGGCTGTCGCTTGGCGGCACGCCGGTCACGGTGCTGACAAACAGCCTGAATGTGGCGATGATTCTCGGCCGCAGCGACGCCGCCACCGTGCGGCTGTGCCCCGGCGATTTCCTGCCCCGCGAGGCGGCGGTGATCGGCCCGGACACGGTCGACTTCCTGCGCCGCTTCCATGTCGGGCGCGCCTTCATCGGGGCCTCGGCGGTCAGTTGCAACGGCGTCACCGAGGCGGTGCCGGGCTTTGCCGCCGTCAAGCGCGCGATGATGGCCCAGAGCGACGAGTTGGTGGTGATGACCGATCAAAGCAAGATCGGTCGCACCGATTGCGATCTTGTGACGTCGTTCCGGCCGGGCCTGACGTTGGTCACCGATGCTTCGCTGCCTCGGGAGCTTGGGGGCGCGATCTCCAAAGGCGGTGCGCGGGTGCTCTGA
- the phnD gene encoding phosphate/phosphite/phosphonate ABC transporter substrate-binding protein gives MFDTTFRGLAAASAIAMIAGTAQAQDCPHGDLDPMYCDRDGDLVADAPAEGLQDPGTLVFAYTPVEDPAIYADIWEPFIEHLEEATGKDVRFFAVQSNSAEVEAMRSGRLHIAGFSTGPTPFAVNLAGAVPFAIMGSDEGEFGYELQVYTRKDSGIDSMEDLAGKRVAHTSPTSNSGNLAPRALFPNLGVTPGEDYEVVYSGSHDQSMLGVVAGDYDAAPVASEVVDRMAERGLYDPEEVRIVWESKPFPTTSFTYAHDLDPALVEKIRQAFFDFDFSGTALGEEFSGVSKFVPVTYQEDWAVIREIQAANGVQYTPEGLAAE, from the coding sequence ATGTTCGACACCACGTTCCGCGGCCTCGCCGCGGCATCCGCCATCGCCATGATCGCCGGAACGGCCCAGGCCCAGGACTGCCCGCATGGCGATCTCGATCCGATGTATTGCGACCGGGACGGCGACCTGGTCGCCGACGCGCCCGCCGAGGGGCTGCAGGATCCCGGCACGCTGGTCTTTGCCTATACGCCCGTCGAGGACCCGGCGATCTATGCCGATATCTGGGAGCCCTTCATCGAGCATCTCGAGGAGGCCACCGGCAAGGATGTCAGGTTCTTCGCCGTGCAGTCGAATTCGGCCGAGGTCGAGGCGATGCGCTCGGGGCGGCTGCATATCGCGGGCTTCTCGACCGGCCCCACGCCCTTTGCCGTCAACCTCGCGGGCGCCGTGCCCTTCGCGATCATGGGCTCGGACGAGGGCGAGTTCGGCTACGAGCTGCAGGTCTATACCCGCAAGGACAGCGGCATCGACAGCATGGAGGACCTTGCCGGCAAGCGCGTCGCGCATACCTCGCCGACCTCGAATTCGGGCAACCTGGCGCCCCGCGCGCTGTTTCCCAATCTCGGGGTGACGCCGGGCGAGGATTACGAGGTGGTCTATTCCGGCTCGCATGACCAGTCGATGCTGGGCGTCGTCGCCGGAGATTACGATGCCGCCCCGGTCGCCTCGGAAGTGGTCGACCGCATGGCCGAACGCGGGCTCTACGATCCAGAAGAGGTCAGGATCGTCTGGGAATCGAAACCCTTCCCGACCACATCCTTCACCTATGCCCATGATCTCGACCCGGCGCTGGTCGAGAAGATCCGGCAGGCCTTCTTCGATTTCGACTTCTCGGGGACCGCGCTGGGCGAGGAATTCTCGGGGGTCTCGAAATTCGTGCCGGTGACCTACCAGGAGGACTGGGCGGTGATCCGCGAGATCCAGGCCGCGAACGGGGTCCAATACACCCCCGAGGGCCTTGCCGCCGAATGA
- the phnC gene encoding phosphonate ABC transporter ATP-binding protein, with protein MLKITDLVKRYGTGDPVLKDLNLTIEGETVVSVIGSSGAGKSTLLRCINKLVAPTSGSIVLNGTELTGLTGRQLREARRKIGMVFQGFNLVDRLTVMENVQSGRLGYLSTWAALTRRYPREEIRHAYELMERVGIAHYADKRADELSGGERQRVGVVRALMQRPEILLADEPTASLDPKTSEQIMQLLRDLAGELKLPVLINIHNVNEARLYTDRIVGMRYGRIIFDSVPGDLTDAAMDEIYSGIPSQDRAQDRAADAAAAPRLAT; from the coding sequence ATGCTGAAGATCACCGATCTCGTCAAACGATACGGCACCGGCGACCCGGTGCTGAAGGACCTCAACCTGACCATCGAGGGCGAGACCGTCGTCTCGGTGATCGGGTCCTCCGGCGCGGGCAAGAGCACGCTTCTGCGCTGTATCAACAAGCTGGTCGCACCGACCTCGGGCAGCATCGTGCTGAACGGCACCGAGCTGACCGGGCTGACCGGCCGCCAGCTGCGCGAGGCGCGGCGCAAGATCGGCATGGTGTTCCAGGGCTTCAACCTCGTCGACCGGCTGACGGTGATGGAGAATGTGCAGTCGGGGCGCCTGGGCTATCTCTCGACCTGGGCGGCGCTGACCCGGCGCTACCCGCGCGAGGAAATCCGCCATGCCTATGAACTGATGGAACGGGTCGGCATCGCCCATTACGCCGACAAGCGCGCCGACGAGCTGTCGGGCGGCGAGCGCCAGCGCGTCGGCGTCGTGCGCGCGCTGATGCAGCGCCCCGAGATCCTGCTGGCCGACGAGCCGACCGCCTCGCTCGACCCCAAGACCTCGGAACAGATCATGCAGCTGCTGCGCGACCTTGCGGGCGAACTGAAACTGCCGGTGCTGATCAATATCCACAATGTCAACGAGGCCAGGCTCTATACCGACCGGATCGTCGGCATGCGCTATGGCCGCATCATCTTCGACAGCGTGCCGGGCGACCTGACCGACGCGGCGATGGACGAGATCTATTCCGGCATCCCGTCACAGGACCGGGCGCAGGACCGGGCCGCGGATGCCGCCGCGGCCCCGAGGCTTGCCACATGA